Proteins encoded by one window of Cannabis sativa cultivar Pink pepper isolate KNU-18-1 chromosome 4, ASM2916894v1, whole genome shotgun sequence:
- the LOC115714018 gene encoding 7-dehydrocholesterol reductase-like isoform X1, whose translation MLLSFFGGKLDTGAQWILHMIELALYILVAGILCIYINYDCDRQRQEFRRTNGKALVWGKAPSKITASYTTTTGETKSNILFTSGWWGLARHFHYVPEISAAFFWTVPALFDHALPYFYVVFLTILLLDQAKRDDDRCRSKYENYWKVYCEKVPYRVIPGIY comes from the exons ATGTTACTAAGTTTTTTTGGTGGGAAGCTGGATACTGGAGCACAATGGATATTGCACATGATCGAG CTGGCACTCTATATCCTAGTAGCAGGCATTCTTTGCATATACATTAACTACGACTGTGATAGGCAAAGGCAAGAGTTTCGCAGAACAAATGGCAAAGCTTTGGTTTGGGGTAAAGCTCCATCAAAG ATAACTGCCTCTTACACCACCACAACCGGGGAAACAAAAAGCAACATTCTTTTTACTTCAGGATG GTGGGGATTAGCTCGACATTTCCACTACGTTCCAGAAATATCAGCTGCATTTTTCTGGACTGTTCCAGCTCTTTTTGACCAC GCATTACCCTACTTTTATGTGGTGTTTCTTACAATCCTTCTCCTTGACCAGGCAAAAAGGGACGATGATCGGTGCCGATCCAA GTATGAAAATTATTGGAAAGTGTACTGTGAGAAGGTTCCTTACAGAGTGATCCCTGGAATTTACTGA
- the LOC115714018 gene encoding 7-dehydrocholesterol reductase-like isoform X3, translating to MLLSFFGGKLDTGAQWILHMIELALYILVAGILCIYINYDCDRQRQEFRRTNGKALVWGKAPSKITASYTTTTGETKSNILFTSGWWGLARHFHYVPEISAAFFWTVPALFDHAKRDDDRCRSKYENYWKVYCEKVPYRVIPGIY from the exons ATGTTACTAAGTTTTTTTGGTGGGAAGCTGGATACTGGAGCACAATGGATATTGCACATGATCGAG CTGGCACTCTATATCCTAGTAGCAGGCATTCTTTGCATATACATTAACTACGACTGTGATAGGCAAAGGCAAGAGTTTCGCAGAACAAATGGCAAAGCTTTGGTTTGGGGTAAAGCTCCATCAAAG ATAACTGCCTCTTACACCACCACAACCGGGGAAACAAAAAGCAACATTCTTTTTACTTCAGGATG GTGGGGATTAGCTCGACATTTCCACTACGTTCCAGAAATATCAGCTGCATTTTTCTGGACTGTTCCAGCTCTTTTTGACCAC GCAAAAAGGGACGATGATCGGTGCCGATCCAA GTATGAAAATTATTGGAAAGTGTACTGTGAGAAGGTTCCTTACAGAGTGATCCCTGGAATTTACTGA
- the LOC115714018 gene encoding 7-dehydrocholesterol reductase-like isoform X2, which yields MYLVNHPVHLGTQLALYILVAGILCIYINYDCDRQRQEFRRTNGKALVWGKAPSKITASYTTTTGETKSNILFTSGWWGLARHFHYVPEISAAFFWTVPALFDHALPYFYVVFLTILLLDQAKRDDDRCRSKYENYWKVYCEKVPYRVIPGIY from the exons ATGTACCTGGTCAATCATCCCGTACACCTTGGAACTCAG CTGGCACTCTATATCCTAGTAGCAGGCATTCTTTGCATATACATTAACTACGACTGTGATAGGCAAAGGCAAGAGTTTCGCAGAACAAATGGCAAAGCTTTGGTTTGGGGTAAAGCTCCATCAAAG ATAACTGCCTCTTACACCACCACAACCGGGGAAACAAAAAGCAACATTCTTTTTACTTCAGGATG GTGGGGATTAGCTCGACATTTCCACTACGTTCCAGAAATATCAGCTGCATTTTTCTGGACTGTTCCAGCTCTTTTTGACCAC GCATTACCCTACTTTTATGTGGTGTTTCTTACAATCCTTCTCCTTGACCAGGCAAAAAGGGACGATGATCGGTGCCGATCCAA GTATGAAAATTATTGGAAAGTGTACTGTGAGAAGGTTCCTTACAGAGTGATCCCTGGAATTTACTGA
- the LOC115714017 gene encoding pentatricopeptide repeat-containing protein At2g03380, mitochondrial, with product MKKLGFALCLNIFNLNNGGVFQRRTLTNSTYSELPQFSQTIASVQSIFSNPYFSLLGICRNIDSLKKIHALLILNGLTEDIICNNKLVSLYGSFGYIRYARQLFNQMPNPDFYSWKAMLRWYFLNEFYFEVLRFHNHMRPRVKENDNIVFSIVLKACSELRNVEEGRKVHCLIEKAGNPDSFVLTGLVDMYARCGWIENSRAVFDGILDRNVVSWTTMIVGYVQNDCAKEGLALFNRMREGFVECNEVTLGSLIKACTKIGSLHQGKWFHGYVSKSGFELNYVLGTALLDMYVKCDSIGDARCVFDELSTVDLVSWTAMIVGYCQTGHPDKALNLFTNSKWVGFQPNSITTASLLSSCAQLSNLSLGMAIHGLGVKLGLEDSIVRNALVDMYAKCHMLGDARYVFEMVLDKNVIAWNSIISGYSQNRYAYKALQMFHRMRSESFVPDAITLVSVLSACAFLGYLRVGSSLHAYSIKRGLMTNNVVVGTALLNFYAKSGDTESARIVFDGMEEKNSITWSTMVDGYGIQGDNNECFTLFDEMLKNDIQPDEETFTTILSACSHSGKVQEGWRYFNLMCQHYKFVPSMKHYTCMVDMLARDGKLEEAMEFIKNLPVQPDVSLLGAFLHGCEFYSRLDLGEIVIRKMLELNPQKACYYVLMSNLYASVGRWSEVNQVREMLKERGFSKCPASSMVEMNNDISVARVACFA from the coding sequence ATGAAGAAGCTTGGCTTTGCTTTATGCTTGAACATATTCAACCTCAACAATGGAGGTGTATTCCAAAGGAGGACTCTCACTAATTCAACATATTCAGAACTGCCTCAGTTTTCTCAAACCATAGCTTCGGTACAGTCCATCTTCTCCAATCCCTATTTTTCTCTTCTGGGTATCTGCAGAAACATTGACTCCCTCAAGAAAATTCATGCTTTGCTCATATTAAATGGCTTAACCGAAGATATTATATGCAACAATAAATTGGTTAGTTTGTATGGTTCCTTTGGGTATATTCGATATGCACGACAACTCTTCAATCAAATGCCTAACCCGGATTTTTATTCATGGAAAGCGATGCTTAGGTGGTATTTCTTGAATGAGTTTTATTTTGAGGTTTTAAGGTTTCATAATCACATGAGACCGCGCGTGAAAGAGAATGATAATATTGTTTTCTCGATCGTGTTGAAGGCATGCAGTGAGTTGCGTAATGTTGAAGAAGGGAGGAAGGTGCATTGCCTAATTGAGAAGGCGGGAAATCCTGATAGCTTTGTGTTGACGGGATTGGTTGATATGTATGCGCGATGTGGATGGATTGAGAATTCTCGAGCTGTTTTCGATGGAATTCTTGATCGAAATGTGGTCTCTTGGACTACAATGATTGTCGGGTATGTGCAGAATGACTGTGCCAAAGAAGGTTTGGCTTTGTTTAATAGGATGAGAGAGGGTTTTGTTGAATGCAATGAGGTCACATTAGGGAGCTTAATCAAAGCCTGTACGAAAATAGGATCTTTGCATCAAGGAAAATGGTTTCATGGATATGTTAGTAAAAGCGGCTTTGAACTTAATTATGTCTTAGGTACAGCTCTTCTAGACATGTACGTCAAGTGTGACAGCATTGGAGATGCTCGTTGTGTGTTTGATGAGCTATCAACAGTTGACCTTGTGTCATGGACGGCAATGATTGTCGGCTACTGTCAGACTGGTCATCCGGACAAGGCTTTGAATTTATTTACTAACAGTAAATGGGTTGGTTTTCAACCAAATTCAATCACCACAGCCAGTTTGCTTTCATCATGTGCACAGTTGAGTAATTTGAGTTTGGGGATGGCAATTCATGGTCTTGGGGTTAAACTTGGTTTGGAAGACTCGATAGTTAGAAATGCTCTGGTGGACATGTATGCAAAATGCCATATGCTCGGTGATGCCCGTTATGTCTTTGAAATGGTTTTGGACAAGAATGTGATAGCATGGAATTCAATCATTTCTGGATACTCACAAAATCGGTATGCATACAAAGCTCTTCAAATGTTCCATCGAATGAGATCAGAGTCATTTGTGCCCGATGCTATCACACTAGTCAGTGTCCTTTCAGCTTGTGCTTTCCTTGGTTATCTTCGAGTTGGTTCATCGCTCCACGCTTACTCTATAAAGAGGGGCTTAATGACAAACAATGTGGTTGTGGGGACTGCACTGCTGAACTTTTACGCCAAATCTGGGGACACTGAATCTGCACGTATAGTTTTCGATGGAATGGAAGAGAAGAATAGTATAACTTGGAGCACAATGGTTGATGGTTATGGGATACAAGGCGACAACAATGAATGTTTTACACTCTTCGATGAAATGTTGAAGAACGATATTCAACCCGATGAAGAAACCTTCACAACTATTCTATCAGCATGTAGTCATTCAGGAAAGGTTCAGGAGGGTTGGAGGTATTTCAATCTAATGTGTCAACACTATAAGTTTGTGCCTTCCATGAAGCATTACACATGTATGGTCGATATGTTGGCTCGTGATGGAAAACTTGAGGAGGCCATGGAGTTCATTAAAAATTTACCCGTTCAACCAGATGTGAGTTTGTTGGGAGCTTTTCTTCATGGATGTGAATTCTATTCGAGGTTAGATCTTGGAGAAATCGTTATCAGGAAAATGCTGGAGCTCAACCCTCAGAAGGCTTGTTATTATGTGCTCATGTCTAACCTTTATGCCTCGGTTGGAAGGTGGAGTGAGGTTAATCAGGTGAGAGAGATGTTGAAGGAGAGAGGATTCAGTAAGTGTCCTGCGAGTAGCATGGTGGAGATGAATAATGATATTTCGGTTGCAAGAGTGGCATGTTTTGCTTAG
- the LOC115714016 gene encoding putative pentatricopeptide repeat-containing protein At1g69350, mitochondrial, with protein sequence MSLYMPLFRSCTTIRTLVQLHAHLFVSGLHKDPQASTKLIQSYAQMGSLQSSKQVFQTFPNPDFFMWGVLIKCYVWNHLFKEAIALYHKMLYLRIHVNRFIFPSVLRAFSSFGDVDCGGKLHGRAIKCGFDNDGIVQTSLLLMYGDFGCLDNARKVFDAMSVRDLVAWSAMIESCVENGMANEALDLFCWMVFEGVNPDSVTMLSVVDACGDLRSSRLVKSVHGYIVRRNMKTDGSLDSSLITMYGKCGDLHGAEILFRNVTHPTTSSWTAMLSCYNQSGCFYKAIDIFVKMQLMIVEPNSVTMMSVLRSCANLGLLKEGKSIHCFAIRKAVDFDILKPTLLELYADCRRLSDCEKILLTTGEKNIVQWNTLISILARKGLLEEALLVFKQMITEGLMPDSYSLASSLSACGNVGQLHLGHQIHSHILKRSYFDEFVQNSLIDMYCKCGIMDSSYKVFDKLKQKSVVAWNCMICGFSQNGYSYEAISLFDQMYFDRLQMNEVTFLLVIQACSESGYLEKGKWLHHKLITCGMNQDTYIGTALTDMYAKCGDLKTARRVFDSISERSIVSWSVMIAGYGMHGEINEAITLFDQMMESGIKPNDVTFMNVLSACSHAGSVEQGKLYFKMMKNFGIEPNTEHFACMVDLMSRAGDLYGAYGVIKSMPVFVEASIWSSLLNGCRIHQRMDMLNNIQKDISDISSDDPGYYTLLSNIYAEEGNWDEFGKVRSRMKHIGLKKIPGYSTIELENRTYRFGAGDVPHPDIKEICSFLDNFKCLAQGQDFVA encoded by the coding sequence ATGAGTCTTTACATGCCCTTATTCAGGTCCTGCACCACCATAAGAACACTTGTCCAACTTCATGCCCACCTCTTTGTTTCTGGTCTACACAAAGACCCACAAGCTTCAACCAAGCTAATTCAGTCCTATGCTCAAATGGGTTCCCTTCAATCCTCCAAACAAGTCTTTCAAACCTTCCCCAACCCAGATTTTTTCATGTGGGGTGTGCTTATTAAATGCTATGTATGGAACCACTTATTTAAAGAAGCCATTGCTTTGTACCATAAAATGTTGTACCTTAGAATCCATGTCAATAGATTTATATTCCCCTCAGTTTTAAGAGCCTTTTCCAGTTTTGGTGATGTGGACTGTGGTGGTAAGCTCCATGGGAGAGCAATCAAATGTGGATTTGATAATGATGGTATTGTTCAGACTTCGTTGCTCCTTATGTATGGGGACTTTGGGTGCTTAGATAATGCTCGGAAGGTGTTTGATGCAATGTCGGTGAGAGATTTAGTTGCGTGGAGTGCCATGATTGAATCTTGCGTGGAGAACGGAATGGCAAATGAAGCCTTGGACTTGTTTTGTTGGATGGTGTTTGAAGGTGTTAACCCGGATTCGGTCACAATGCTTAGTGTGGTTGATGCTTGTGGTGATTTGCGGTCTTCAAGGCTAGTCAAATCGGTCCATGGTTACATTGTGAGAAGGAACATGAAAACTGATGGGTCCTTGGATAGTTCTCTAATTACCATGTATGGCAAATGTGGAGATTTACATGGTGCAGAGATTCTTTTCCGAAATGTTACTCATCCAACTACTTCTTCTTGGACTGCAATGCTTTCCTGCTATAATCAATCTGGTTGCTTCTACAAAGCTATTGATATTTTCGTGAAAATGCAGTTGATGATAGTTGAGCCGAATTCAGTAACCATGATGAGTGTTCTACGTTCTTGTGCCAATTTAGGTCTGCTCAAAGAAGGGAAATCAATCCATTGCTTTGCTATTAGAAAAGCTGTAGACTTTGATATTCTAAAGCCAACATTACTAGAGTTATATGCTGATTGCAGGAGACTAAGTGACTGTGAGAAGATTCTTCTTACAACTGGGGAGAAGAATATTGTGCAGTGGAATACACTTATTTCGATTCTTGCTCGCAAGGGTCTTTTGGAGGAGGCATTATTAGTTTTTAAACAGATGATAACAGAAGGACTAATGCCAGACTCGTATAGCCTTGCAAGTTCCCTCTCAGCTTGTGGAAATGTGGGCCAATTACATCTTGGACATCAGATACATAGTCATATCTTAAAAAGAAGCTATTTTGACGAGTTTGTCCAGAATTCGTTAATTGACATGTACTGCAAATGTGGTATTATGGATTCATCATACAAGGTATTTGATAAACTTAAGCAGAAAAGTGTAGTGGCATGGAATTGTATGATCTGTGGATTTTCCCAGAACGGTTACTCATATGAAGCAATCAGTCTTTTTGATCAAATGTACTTTGACCGTCTTCAAATGAATGAAGTGACTTTCTTGTTAGTAATCCAAGCTTGCTCCGAATCAGGTTACTTAGAAAAGGGGAAATGGCTTCACCACAAGCTCATAACATGTGGTATGAACCAAGATACGTATATTGGTACTGCTCTAACTGACATGTATGCTAAGTGCGGGGACCTCAAAACTGCTCGCAGAGTTTTTGATAGCATCTCCGAAAGGAGTATTGTGTCATGGAGCGTCATGATTGCCGGGTATGGCATGCATGGTGAGATCAATGAGGCCATAACACTCTTTGATCAGATGATGGAATCGGGAATTAAACCGAATGATGTTACATTTATGAATGTTTTATCAGCTTGCAGTCATGCAGGCTCTGTCGAACAAGGAAAACTATATTTCAAGATGATGAAAAATTTCGGTATTGAGCCAAACACTGAGCATTTTGCTTGTATGGTCGATCTTATGAGTCGAGCTGGTGATCTTTATGGAGCATATGGTGTTATCAAGTCCATGCCAGTGTTTGTGGAAGCTAGCATCTGGAGTTCCTTGCTTAATGGTTGTCGAATTCACCAAAGAATGGATATgcttaataatattcaaaaagacATTTCGGACATAAGTAGTGATGATCCTGGATACTATACTTTGTTATCTAACATATATGCTGAAGAAGGAAACTGGGATGAATTTGGGAAGGTGAGATCAAGGATGAAACATATTGGCCTGAAGAAGATTCCGGGATACAGTACAATTGAGCTTGAAAACAGAACTTATCGATTTGGAGCTGGAGATGTTCCTCATCCAGACATCAAGGAAATCTGTAGTTTTTTAGACAACTTCAAGTGTCTGGCACAGGGACAAGATTTTGTAGCATAG
- the LOC115714341 gene encoding large ribosomal subunit protein eL32z, whose amino-acid sequence MAVPLLTKKIVKKRVKQFKKPQWDRKISVKTNWRRPKGIDSRVRRKFKGVTLMPNIGYGTDKKTRHYLPNGFKKFVVHNTKELELLMMHNRTYCAEIAHNISTRKRKEIVERAAQLDIVVTNKLARLRSQEDE is encoded by the exons ATGGCGGTTCCCCTACTCACcaagaagattgtgaagaagcGCGTCAAGCAGTTCAAGAAGCCCCAATGGGACAGGAAGATATCCGTCAAG ACCAACTGGAGAAGGCCAAAGGGTATTGATTCACGTGTGAGGAGGAAGTTCAAGGGTGTTACTTTGATGCCAAACATTGGTTACGGCACAGACAAGAAGACCCGACACTACCTTCCCAATGGATTCAAGAAATTCGTTGTGCACAACACCAAGGAGCTTGAACTTCTGATGATGCACAACAG GACATACTGTGCTGAGATTGCTCACAATATCTCAACCCGTAAGCGTAAGGAGATTGTGGAGCGAGCTGCCCAGTTGGACATTGTTGTTACCAACAAGTTGGCTAGGTTGCGCAGCCAGGAGGATGAATGA
- the LOC115712934 gene encoding small ribosomal subunit protein eS1 produces MAVGKNKRISKGKKGGKKKAADPFAKKDWYDIKAPSLFNQRQVGKTLVTRTQGTKIASEGLKHRVFEVSLADLQKDEDHAYRKIRLRAEDVQGKNVLTNFWGMDFTTDKLRSLVRKWQTLIEAHVDVKTTDNYTLRMFCIAFTKRRANQVKRTCYAQSSQIRQIRRKMREIMINQATSCDLKDLVNKFIPEMIGREIEKATSSIYPLQNVFIRKVKILKAPKFDLGKLMEVHGDYSEDVGVKVDRPADETAVEGEVTEVVGA; encoded by the exons ATGGCCGTCGG GAAGAACAAGAGGATTTCCAAGGGTAAGAAGGGAGGCAAGAAGAAGGC AGCCGATCCCTTTGCCAAGAAGGATTGGTATGACATCAAGGCTCCTTCTCTATTCAACCAAAGACAAGTTGGCAAAACCCTTGTCACCAGAACTCAGGGAACCAAG ATTGCTTCTGAAGGTCTTAAACACAGAGTGTTTGAGGTTTCCTTGGCTGATCTCCAGAAGGATGAGGATCATGCTTACAGGAAAATCCGTTTGAGAGCTGAAGATGTTCAAGGGAAGAATGTTCTAACTAACTTCTGG GGAATGGACTTCACCACCGATAAGTTGAGGTCACTTGTTCGCAAGTGGCAAACACTTATTGAGGCTCATGTAGATGTCAAGACCACTGACAACTACACCCTCAGGATGTTCTGCATTGCTTTCACAAAGAGACGTGCTAACCAGGTCAAGAGAACCTGCTACGCGCAATCCAGCCAGATTCGTCAG ATTAGGAGAAAGATGAGAGAAATTATGATCAACCAGGCCACATCCTGTGATCTTAAGGATTTGGTGAACAAGTTTATTCCCGAAATGATTGGTAGAGAGATTGAGAAGGCAACATCAAGCATCTACCCACTCCAGAATGTCTTCATCCGCAAAGTGAAGATCCTTAAAGCTCCCAAATTCGATCTTGGGAAGTTGATGGAG GTTCACGGTGATTACTCCGAGGATGTTGGAGTGAAGGTTGACAGGCCAGCTGATGAAACAGCGGTCGAGGGTGAGGTGACCGAGGTTGTGGGAGCATAA
- the LOC115714748 gene encoding protein PROLINE CONTENT ALTERNATIVE 22: MEEKRILDGFVSPSSSPPTPPSPLPISVGPGNQKYFFSPSPSLSPPFSPPPSSSHDSTELLHLLQEEKKLPSLRARSAFSLDLVDPDILDSKSSCLKDLLEWFIERCCNICCNKST; the protein is encoded by the exons atggAAGAGAAAAGGATATTAGATGGTTTTGTATCTCCATCTTCATCTCCTCCAACACCTCCTTCTCCACTTCCCATTAGTGTGGGACCCGGAAACCAAAAATACTTCTTCTCACCCTCTCCATCTTTATCGCCACCTTTCTCACCACCGCCTTCTTCAAGTCATGACTCCACCGAGCTTCTTCACCTTTTGCAGGAAGAGAAGAAGTTACCTAGTCTCAGAGCCCGTTCTGCATTCTCGTTGGATCTTGTAGATCCCGACATTTTGGATTCTAAAAGCTCATGCCTTAAAGACTT GTTAGAATGGTTTATAGAAAGATGCTGCAACATTTGCTGTAATAAGTCTACTTGA
- the LOC115714747 gene encoding transcription initiation factor TFIID subunit 7 isoform X1, translating into MEEQFILRVPPSVAERIERLLNEDPSSSSSDPNSSPSLDLSFTDCFPQFLSAQRTHKAIKLASFINFRAISSCIRLDDGRTGTFVIGNENFPASLLDLPCVVESYKTYDDSVLIKTADVGQMIMVREPDDPAPDAVEYRHGLTPPMRDARKRRFRREPDLNPELVRRVEDDLLNISAGGHTETVDVEVARPEKNGERYARDANKKSSAPSPVAQPDDVPDAGTNAGEPDRSDSDDSDDSG; encoded by the exons atGGAGGAGCAATTCATTCTTAGGGTTCCACCATCTGTTGCAGAGCGTATTGAACGTCTTCTCAATGAAGATCCTTCCTCCTCTTCTTCTGACCCCAACTCCTCACCATCACTGGATTTGTCTTTTACCG ATTGTTTTCCCCAATTTTTATCTGCTCAAAGAACACATAAAGCTATAAAGCTAGCTTCTTTTATCAACTTTAGGGCTATCTCAAGTTGTATTAGATTGG ATGATGGTAGGACTGGCACATTTGTGATTGGAAATGAGAATTTCCCTGCATCTCTATTGGATCTCCCTTGTGTTGTGGAGTCCTACAAAACTTATGATGATAGTGTCCTAATCAAGACAGCAGATGTTGGTCAG ATGATTATGGTTAGAGAACCAGATGATCCTGCTCCAGATGCAGTGGAGTACAGGCATGGTCTCACACCTCCTATGAGAGATGCAAGAAAGAGAAGATTCCGAAGGGAGCCGGATCTAAAT CCTGAGCTTGTGCGTCGGGTAGAGGATGATTTGCTCAATATCTCGGCCGGTGGACATACTGAAACTGTTGAT GTTGAAGTGGCTAGACCAGAGAAAAACGGAGAGAGATATGCTCGTGATGCTAATAAGAAATCATCTGCTCCTTCACCGGTAGCACAACCTGACGATGTTCCAGATGCTGGTACAAATGCCGGAGAGCCTGACAGAAGCGACTCTGATGATTCCGACGATTCGGGTTGA
- the LOC115714747 gene encoding transcription initiation factor TFIID subunit 7 isoform X3 has product MEEQFILRVPPSVAERIERLLNEDPSSSSSDPNSSPSLDLSFTDDGRTGTFVIGNENFPASLLDLPCVVESYKTYDDSVLIKTADVGQMIMVREPDDPAPDAVEYRHGLTPPMRDARKRRFRREPDLNPELVRRVEDDLLNISAGGHTETVDVEVARPEKNGERYARDANKKSSAPSPVAQPDDVPDAGTNAGEPDRSDSDDSDDSG; this is encoded by the exons atGGAGGAGCAATTCATTCTTAGGGTTCCACCATCTGTTGCAGAGCGTATTGAACGTCTTCTCAATGAAGATCCTTCCTCCTCTTCTTCTGACCCCAACTCCTCACCATCACTGGATTTGTCTTTTACCG ATGATGGTAGGACTGGCACATTTGTGATTGGAAATGAGAATTTCCCTGCATCTCTATTGGATCTCCCTTGTGTTGTGGAGTCCTACAAAACTTATGATGATAGTGTCCTAATCAAGACAGCAGATGTTGGTCAG ATGATTATGGTTAGAGAACCAGATGATCCTGCTCCAGATGCAGTGGAGTACAGGCATGGTCTCACACCTCCTATGAGAGATGCAAGAAAGAGAAGATTCCGAAGGGAGCCGGATCTAAAT CCTGAGCTTGTGCGTCGGGTAGAGGATGATTTGCTCAATATCTCGGCCGGTGGACATACTGAAACTGTTG ATGTTGAAGTGGCTAGACCAGAGAAAAACGGAGAGAGATATGCTCGTGATGCTAATAAGAAATCATCTGCTCCTTCACCGGTAGCACAACCTGACGATGTTCCAGATGCTGGTACAAATGCCGGAGAGCCTGACAGAAGCGACTCTGATGATTCCGACGATTCGGGTTGA
- the LOC115714747 gene encoding transcription initiation factor TFIID subunit 7 isoform X2 produces MEEQFILRVPPSVAERIERLLNEDPSSSSSDPNSSPSLDLSFTDCFPQFLSAQRTHKAIKLASFINFRAISSCIRLDDGRTGTFVIGNENFPASLLDLPCVVESYKTYDDSVLIKTADVGQMIMVREPDDPAPDAVEYRHGLTPPMRDARKRRFRREPDLNPELVRRVEDDLLNISAGGHTETVDVEVARPEKNGERYARDANKKSSAPSPVAQPDDVPDAGTNAGEPDRSDSDDSDDSG; encoded by the exons atGGAGGAGCAATTCATTCTTAGGGTTCCACCATCTGTTGCAGAGCGTATTGAACGTCTTCTCAATGAAGATCCTTCCTCCTCTTCTTCTGACCCCAACTCCTCACCATCACTGGATTTGTCTTTTACCG ATTGTTTTCCCCAATTTTTATCTGCTCAAAGAACACATAAAGCTATAAAGCTAGCTTCTTTTATCAACTTTAGGGCTATCTCAAGTTGTATTAGATTGG ATGATGGTAGGACTGGCACATTTGTGATTGGAAATGAGAATTTCCCTGCATCTCTATTGGATCTCCCTTGTGTTGTGGAGTCCTACAAAACTTATGATGATAGTGTCCTAATCAAGACAGCAGATGTTGGTCAG ATGATTATGGTTAGAGAACCAGATGATCCTGCTCCAGATGCAGTGGAGTACAGGCATGGTCTCACACCTCCTATGAGAGATGCAAGAAAGAGAAGATTCCGAAGGGAGCCGGATCTAAAT CCTGAGCTTGTGCGTCGGGTAGAGGATGATTTGCTCAATATCTCGGCCGGTGGACATACTGAAACTGTTG ATGTTGAAGTGGCTAGACCAGAGAAAAACGGAGAGAGATATGCTCGTGATGCTAATAAGAAATCATCTGCTCCTTCACCGGTAGCACAACCTGACGATGTTCCAGATGCTGGTACAAATGCCGGAGAGCCTGACAGAAGCGACTCTGATGATTCCGACGATTCGGGTTGA
- the LOC115714618 gene encoding cytosolic sulfotransferase 3-like gives MGSEEKKGIQTQYIYVENTSISTIDNKEEEKEEKSLGNVSVMMLHQMNFHQKFKPKDDDIILASIPKSGTTKCLNSLVFSILNRNNLHDHNSCRLISTHIPYASFPDSIKHYSKSRIVYLSRNPLDVIVTNNKEGFSSMEECVDMFCKGESVFGPFWDHVLGFWKASLEKRDKVLFLKYEEMKEDNIGQAKRVAEFVGIPFSKEEEKNGIIEQVLLMNKLKEDDHDHEVGDWMNHLTPSMVKCVNNIMKEKLCGTGLSFKMS, from the coding sequence ATGGGATCAGAGGAGAAGAAGGGAATCCAAACCcaatatatttatgttgaaaacaCTTCAATTTCAACTATagacaacaaagaagaagaaaaagaagaaaaatcatTAGGTAATGTAAGTGTAATGATGTTACATCAAATGAATTTCCATCAAAAATTCAAACCAAAAGATGATGACATAATCTTAGCCTCCATTCCCAAATCAGGCACAACTAAATGCCTCAATTCTCTTGTCTTCTCCATCTTAAATCGAAACAATTTACATGATCATAATAGCTGCCGTTTAATCTCGACACACATTCCCTATGCATCTTTTCCTGATTCCATAAAGCATTATTCCAAGTCTCGAATTGTTTACCTTAGTAGAAACCCTCTTGACGTAATAGTAACTAACAATAAGGAGGGTTTTTCTAGTATGGAAGAGTGCGTGGACATGTTTTGTAAAGGAGAAAGTGTGTTCGGTCCTTTTTGGGATCATGTTTTAGGGTTTTGGAAAGCAAGTTTAGAAAAACGTGATAAAGTGTTGTTTTTAAAGTACGAGGAAATGAAAGAAGATAACATTGGTCAAGCCAAAAGGGTTGCTGAGTTCGTTGGAATTCCTTTCTCGAAAGAGGAAGAGAAAAATGGAATTATTGAACAAGTACTACTTATGAATAAATTGAAAGAAGACGATCATGATCATGAAGTGGGCGATTGGATGAATCATCTTACTCCATCTATGGTAAAGTGTGTTAATAACATAATGAAGGAGAAATTATGTGGTACTGGCCTATCATTTAAAATGTCTTAA